A single window of uncultured Methanospirillum sp. DNA harbors:
- a CDS encoding alpha/beta hydrolase: MPNTDCNGISMYYEVHGTGSPLIVIWGIGGEILPFIDLLKLKAYGLYKIIHYDTRGTGRSGKPDHEYSIEMMADDTACLMDSLKIKTAHILGISTGSRIALSLTSRYPKSVKSLILHVAAARSPGPDEPEALEAYDRLYNTMIMPGFMEKALLFPPTIPSFKRQFNALVTFNSVQLLPLIHAPTLIINTTTDRSTPVSMAQELHEGISHSQLILLEGDHMIARKDPDLILDHIMVFLKRQEVMT, from the coding sequence ATGCCAAATACTGACTGCAATGGTATCTCAATGTATTATGAAGTGCATGGAACTGGGTCTCCTTTGATTGTTATCTGGGGAATCGGTGGTGAAATCCTCCCATTTATAGACTTACTCAAACTGAAGGCCTATGGGCTGTACAAGATTATTCATTATGATACAAGGGGTACAGGGCGTTCTGGTAAACCTGATCATGAATACTCAATAGAAATGATGGCCGATGATACAGCATGTCTCATGGATTCTCTTAAAATTAAGACTGCTCATATCCTGGGAATATCTACCGGTTCACGGATTGCATTGTCACTTACCAGCAGGTATCCAAAGAGTGTAAAAAGTCTCATTCTTCATGTCGCCGCTGCCCGTTCACCTGGACCTGATGAACCTGAAGCATTGGAAGCATATGATAGATTATATAACACGATGATAATGCCTGGTTTTATGGAAAAAGCATTACTATTTCCTCCAACAATACCCTCGTTTAAAAGACAATTTAATGCACTGGTTACATTTAACAGTGTGCAACTATTACCCTTAATTCATGCTCCCACTCTCATTATAAATACAACAACAGACCGATCAACTCCGGTTTCAATGGCTCAAGAATTACATGAGGGGATATCCCATTCTCAGTTAATCCTTCTGGAAGGTGATCATATGATTGCAAGAAAAGATCCAGATCTGATACTTGACCATATCATGGTGTTTTTAAAAAGGCAAGAGGTGATGACATAA
- a CDS encoding PHP domain-containing protein, with protein MTSFEPGSIQYQKPDIASLKKSGCHPVDMHLHTRYSDGMTRIPDLLSYARKNQVGVAITDHNEIKGAIEAVITQKDLLVIPGIELETREGPHLLIYFETSSELEDYFQDLNREKKRIGSQVPENLPVSECLILAEEYSCLRIAAHPYGYFGINRGVLKCVEKQMLPGVLDHIDGFEVICGGMSWNLNHKAIQYVQKYSTPFTGGSDAHLLSDVGSVLTGAPADTAEEFLACIRKRENIVVGKTGTYLRKGATAGVIAWSFVPYTGSLIGSHSRAYKNRISHTLSRYSAKFTNNQVLQNKEEDSSENR; from the coding sequence ATGACATCATTCGAACCCGGGAGTATCCAATACCAAAAACCAGATATTGCATCTCTCAAAAAATCCGGGTGCCATCCGGTTGATATGCATCTTCATACCCGGTATTCGGATGGAATGACCCGTATTCCTGACCTTCTGTCATATGCCCGGAAAAACCAGGTTGGAGTTGCGATCACAGATCACAACGAGATCAAGGGTGCCATTGAGGCAGTCATAACTCAAAAAGATCTACTCGTCATTCCCGGCATTGAACTGGAGACCCGGGAAGGTCCTCATCTCCTCATCTATTTCGAGACATCCAGTGAACTTGAAGATTATTTCCAAGACCTGAACCGGGAAAAGAAGCGAATAGGTTCACAAGTTCCTGAAAATCTCCCTGTCTCCGAGTGTCTCATTCTTGCAGAAGAGTACTCATGCCTCCGGATTGCAGCTCATCCGTATGGATACTTCGGGATAAACCGGGGTGTCCTCAAATGCGTAGAAAAACAGATGCTGCCCGGGGTGCTTGATCACATAGACGGATTCGAGGTAATCTGTGGAGGTATGAGTTGGAACCTGAATCATAAGGCAATTCAGTATGTACAGAAATACTCCACTCCGTTTACCGGTGGTTCAGATGCTCATCTTCTCTCTGATGTCGGTAGTGTCCTGACCGGAGCACCAGCTGATACTGCTGAAGAATTTCTTGCATGTATCAGAAAGAGAGAGAATATTGTAGTCGGAAAAACCGGAACATATCTCCGCAAAGGAGCAACTGCAGGAGTTATTGCCTGGAGTTTTGTTCCCTACACAGGTTCTTTGATCGGATCACATAGTAGAGCATACAAAAACCGGATATCCCATACCCTCTCCCGATATTCGGCAAAATTTACCAATAACCAGGTGTTGCAGAATAAAGAAGAAGATAGTTCAGAGAACCGGTAA